The DNA segment CTTTCCTATTTTGCCTTTTGACTTCAGCACTTTGATGAATGTGTTTTTAAGCTTCTCCCAATCACCCTTCTCGTAAAGGATGGGGACTGGAATTCAAAAATTCCTTTCCCTTCAAATAAAAGGAAAGGAGGCCCACAGTTTTAATGAATCCATGGACATACATGCttttttatatagttgtgtattCGTTTCCtttatgtaataaaataaaagtgcAGTTTTAGATCTTAGAAGTGTAGGATTGTGCTTCTGTGGAGATTCTGAAAGGCcaggaatacatggcagtgtcaGCTCTTCTGTTAAAACAGAGTCCTTATGAATGCAGTGGTGAACAGTTCATGGGTGGCACCTGCCAAAGCTTCAAAAGCAGAGTTaaatgatttccagtgtcctgTATCTTCTGCAAGACGTAGCAAAGCCAGAACACGTGCAAAAGAATTATTAAAATGTAGTTTAATTAAACAGAATGGCCTAGTTTGCAGTGTGGGTGCGATAATTCAGGTTTGCAGGGCACAGTTTGGATCACCTGGATGCCAACTTGTTTTCTTGATTTGGTACATTTGTCCTTTGAAATACAGCAGGCCATCCAGTTTTGTAGAGATACCTTAGAGACTTCCACATAAGTGGAAGAactccaatttttaaaaagaaacaccaTTAAAAAACCCCTGATAACATCTCTCTtaggcatttctatgttctccagAGCATCAACTGTCACCAGGAGAATCTAGAAATACCTAGAGACTTTAATTGGTGGAATTTTAAGTTCCATCAGCCTTAGCCAGTGGTGGGAAACAAtgagagttagagtccaaaagcAGCTGAATGGCTACATTATTTTCACCCATTTGAAACCCTGAAGCCCCCTTTTCTCCTTCAACTGTGAGATCGGTATCCCATCCTATCTATATCATGCTTCATTCTTATTTGTGGTGACCCCAGGCCTTGTTTACAGCCGAGGTTGTCCACCAAACTGATAATCCAGGTGTCGTCAACTATTTTGGGATCCATAAAGACCTGTTTGCTCTGGATTATTAAacaagtatgattttttttttgaagatcAAGCTAATGTCCATTATAGCTGGTGGTTCCTCTGAAGCAGAATGCAAACTTTGTTCACAGTTTGCAGTCATTTTTTTAgtcatttcttcttcctttttcatgGCTTGTATATAAGCCCCTGCCTCTAAAACCTTAACTGTATTAAAGCCACTGAGCCAGTTTAATTAGACTGCTAAGATTTTCTTATCCAATCTCTGAAAATGGACCTGAAAATAGCAAGATGTATGTTGAGATTTCATGGATTTGCAATAATGAGGAAAAAGTGCACAATGGGGGATTGGGTGTAATATTCTTGGAAATATTAAGCTTTCatttcccaaaaaaaaccaatggtCCCTCATGGTTTCCAATACAGCATTTCAGTGCCATCGGTGCAAAAGGTGATGGCACAACCTGAAAGGTAAGGCTGCATGATGTTAGAAGGTTTTGGAGGACTCCCCATAGATCTAAACCTTTCTCTTCCAGAGTTTGGACAAGTTACCCTTTACCATTACGTTGGCCATGCTTTTGGGGGGTGGGCAGTTTTGGCAGATGTAATACCAaaaggtaactttcccaagctctgctctCTTTTCCCATTCCAAATAGAAGCtgagtgacttgtccaaagttgcAAGCATCAAGACTATGGAAAATACTGCATCACTCTTGCATAATTTATATGGCTTTGCatagaatgtgcttttcctgcccatTGTGCGCTACATTTCCAACTTGCATCTGGTCATTCCTGGAAAAAGCCATGTTTCAATTGAATCTCCAACCTGAGACTGAATGGAAAAGGCTGTCAGAAAGGATCATAGTGTGGGAGGGATATGTGCAGGAAGGAGCCTATAGGTACTAAATCAAGCAGTGTAACTTGTAAATTAAAAGCCTCTGCATTGTTTACATGTTTCTTAATTCATTGTCTTTTAAATGGTTGTATTTTTAAATGatgacttttttttgtttttgtctccaaTTAAAAAAAGGGCCGCTCTAGGCTTTCAAAGGACCAGTGTTGGCATGTTTTTCTATCAATGGCATCCTATTAGTAGCCTATGCAGATGTAAGCTAGTCTTTGGGATCAAGAAGGAGGTGCCCCTATTCCCTCCATACCAAGCAGAGTCCCCACTGTATTTAATCAATACGTTCTTGATTTTAAAACACCTCATagataaaatatgtttttatttggaaAACAATGCAATTTAACTTCAAACAAAGGCAACCAGTAGTTAACACAATACGGTTCTAAAGACTTTCAGCTTCCTTTCCCTTAGCATTTTGTAAAGCAATTGTCCAGAAGCAAACTGTTAACGTTTCAGCCAGATCGGCGTATTGCAGTCATTTCTTAAGGCTTTTGCTCTTCAAGGCTCAGAACAAACTCAAATTCctcttcaaaagaaaaagaaaacattgagGTCAAGTGGGTTATTTGCTAAATATTGCTGGTTTTGGAACACTAAGGTTAACATTTCTAAGCTCTGGCTTATTTACCCACTTCGGTATACTATGGCAACCAAGAAACCAAGCATAGGAGAAATCAAATCCATCCAGTTAATAGACTTTTACAAGGGTCCTTCCCATGAGCTGAACACTGGCCAGTTGACCAGGCAGCCTATAGCTTGGAAAAACGAAATAAGATAATACATTGATTTATGAGTAAGGAGGGTAGTAATATTTTACTTATTTGTTACCAGGTCAAAATTGGGCTTCCCAGCAGTTCAGAAGCCCTATTGAGAAAAATAACAGAACCAAGAAGAAATTTGAGAAACATACTGGGAAACGTCCAACAAGAGAAGGACGAGATGGACACCCTCCACAGTTTTGGTCCTAGTTCAGTGTCTTGAGCAGGCACTTGGGGAGATGGCCTACAACAGTGTTTCTTGGGGGCagaatcatttttttcctttaatgtgCCAGGGATCAGTTCTATATTTATGCTCACTGGTGAAatatttctttcctggaaactacaGTGATGGCTCAACAACCGGCAAAGAAGGAACCACTATTTTGAGTAGAACTGGCCTCTAAGATCCACATCCAACTCAGTTTCATCCGAATGATAACAATATTGCTGAGTCCTAataccagaacttggaaaagcttGATATTTCTTTGGAATCATTTATCCCAGAATCCGTCTGCTAGAACCACAGCAgtagttaaaaaaacaaaacatcaactTTTCCAAGTGGTGCTTAATTCTTACCGTCTGTCAGGGGTTGGAcagagagcctctgtcttgtgaAAAGAGACATTGCTTTTAAGGGTCCTCCAGAGGTTTTATGTGCCTGGTGCTGGACTTTCAGTTCAGCCAAAGGGATAAACCTCTTGGTCATGCGCACAAACTGGACATCAACCTGCAAGTCCAAAAGGAACCGAATTAATACCCACATCGGttggtttttactgttattaGGAAAAAATGGGATTTATATACCAAGTTCTGGTATTAGGGCCCAGCAACAttcatatatattaaatatatgtgtgtgtgtaaaggtaaaggtttcccctgacattaagcctagttgtgtccgactctttggggttggtgctcatctcaatttctaagctgaagagccagcgttgtctgtagacacctccaaggtcatgtggccggcatgactatggagcgccgttaccttcccgccgaagcggtacctattgatctactcacatttgcatgtttttgaactgctaggttgacaaaagtatcaattgcctaagaaaactctgtaaGTCAAGAAGCAATGTGAAGGCACATATAAAAGATACCATTGGGTGTCTTTTGGCTCAGATTAACCACAGGATTTGGACAGATAAAGCATCATCCTCCACTTTCAATATAAGGGGTTAAGGTTCACCACGACTTTCCTTCTCAGTGTGAGGAACAAGCTAAAAATCAGGAACAGTTCCACTGCTTTCTCCTAaatatttgggggtttttttgcatttgAAAACTAATAAAAAGGGAAGCGCCAGTGAAAAGTCTCTTACCATAAACCATTTGGGCTTCTCTTTGGTGCTGGACGCATCATAGTGAGGGTCTTTTTTATCAAACTGGGTGTGATCTGGATAGGCCTCCTGCACTATCTAGATTTGAAAGAGAAGTGGATTCAAAAAATGAAATGAGGAAGGCTTGAAGGTGCTCAACAGCAACGACAACAAAGAGTGCAAACTCTGCACCTTAACTACAAGCGCTCTGCTATCGCTGTCATGTTCAAGGATGGATTTGCTGCAGGTTATTCGGGGAGGTTGAGAAGGAAGGGCAAGGCAACTCAGAAGGTGAAGATGTGGCTGGACTGGGCTCTAGCGTTCACTGAGATTCACCCAATTATTCCTTTTGTGATTCAGAGCCATGTCCTGCTATTCCCAAAAGCTCGTGCTGATACTTTCAGAGCAAAATACTAAATAGATCTTACTTTGACGATGCCAGCGATCCCAGGCTCTTTACAGTTACTGTGGTAGAAAAAGGCTTCCTGGCCAACTTTCATATCCTTCAGGAAATTCCGTGCCTGAACAAGGAAGGAGGACAGAAACCACTCCGTTCACACCTCAAGAAAGAAGGATTACATGGCACAACATGATGGCTGATAGAGACCGTCACA comes from the Anolis carolinensis isolate JA03-04 unplaced genomic scaffold, rAnoCar3.1.pri scaffold_8, whole genome shotgun sequence genome and includes:
- the thyn1 gene encoding thymocyte nuclear protein 1 isoform X1; amino-acid sequence: MPLRGKKRGRGALPATKEPDSKVAKAETPKKRYASSSAKGMTKVLASEKDKPEGSKKTYSHWLMKSEPESRFEKGVDVKFGIEDLKAQPNQTACWDGVRNYQARNFLKDMKVGQEAFFYHSNCKEPGIAGIVKIVQEAYPDHTQFDKKDPHYDASSTKEKPKWFMVDVQFVRMTKRFIPLAELKVQHQAHKTSGGPLKAMSLFTRQRLSVQPLTDEEFEFVLSLEEQKP
- the thyn1 gene encoding thymocyte nuclear protein 1 isoform X2, producing the protein MTKVLASEKDKPEGSKKTYSHWLMKSEPESRFEKGVDVKFGIEDLKAQPNQTACWDGVRNYQARNFLKDMKVGQEAFFYHSNCKEPGIAGIVKIVQEAYPDHTQFDKKDPHYDASSTKEKPKWFMVDVQFVRMTKRFIPLAELKVQHQAHKTSGGPLKAMSLFTRQRLSVQPLTDEEFEFVLSLEEQKP